A genomic stretch from Aedes albopictus strain Foshan chromosome 2, AalbF5, whole genome shotgun sequence includes:
- the LOC134289079 gene encoding uncharacterized protein LOC134289079, whose product MEPDQNASSSACMVSEFCKIHLEKCKFYCTQCHVAICALCVDEGQPHEQHHIDNYSIVYQDKVSEMNRKLDQVDSSAKCSAVYGWNLKMLEKEEAAVLKEIEALSESSKLKVTRMTSIRKERLRAKLQYPLQDGKIVTEARDMIRTSTMDEFMKSLSKLDQICTNLASSTSKHDFCLETADDIECDLVPAYSFVLFTSEGLFRTGNSECKFTLDASYDIVWNITLLKSDQLQITVSPNDPEVLKFPHNLVVIIPHPNSEEEIRQTFEVKDNISTFDVIQVSRLVLQGFQKDNNEDLEVKVGIRPVNAVVEKQLLTYRYEEEMERVD is encoded by the exons ATGGAACCAGATCAGAATGCGTCTTCGTCGGCGTGTATGGTCTCTGAATTCTGTAAGATTCACCTTGAGAAATGTAAGTTTTACTGCACCCAGTGCCACGTGGCCATCTGTGCCCTGTGCGTCGACGAGGGCCAACCGCACGAACAGCACCACATCGACAACTACTCCATCGTCTACCAAGACAAAGTATCGGAAATGAACCGCAAGTTGGACCAGGTCGATTCCTCGGCTAAATGCAGCGCCGTTTACGGATGGAATCTGAAAATGTTGGAGAAGGAGGAGGCAGCGGTGCTGAAGGAGATCGAAGCCTTGTCGGAGTCGTCAAAATTGAAGGTAACGCGAATGACGAGCATCCGGAAGGAGCGGCTCCGCGCGAAGCTACAATATCCGTTGCAAGATGGAAAGATTGTAACTGAAGCAAGGGACATGATAAGGACCTCAACCATGGATGAGTTTATGAAGAGTCTGTCGAAGTTGGATCAGATCTGCACAAATCTGGCCTCGTCCACATCGAAACATGATTTTTGTTTGGAGACGGCGGATGATATTGAGTG CGATCTGGTGCCGGCGTACAGTTTCGTACTGTTCACATCAGAGGGCCTGTTTCGAACGGGCAATTCCGAATGCAAATTCACACTGGACGCGTCTTATGACATCGTTTGGAACATAACTCTTCTGAAGTCGGATCAACTTCAAATCACGGTCAGTCCCAATGATCCCGAAGTGCTGAAATTTCCCCACAATCTGGTGGTGATAATACCACATCCCAACTCGGAAGAAGAAATCCGTCAAACGTTCGAAGTAAAGGACAACATTTCAACTTTCGACGTTATACAAGTGTCCCGACTGGTCCTACAGGGGTTCCAAAAGGACAACAACGAAGATCTGGAGGTGAAAGTTGGAATTCGTCCTGTGAACGCTGTGGTTGAGAAGCAGCTGTTGACCTACCGATACGAAGAAGAGATGGAAAGAGTGGACTAG